The following are encoded in a window of Halorarum salinum genomic DNA:
- a CDS encoding mandelate racemase/muconate lactonizing enzyme family protein, which yields MTEDEADYRIPPGGGVPWRDLSVEERHRPPERDVEITGIETMAVAGNFTWGLVKVETNAEHHGIGETFRAEAALDMAERLVVDLAGENPLDVERLLELMNQRYTGSGRIGQAAFTGIETALWDIKGKVLDVPVYELLGGKYRDEIRIYCDTHGGESLGQAASRDPMDVYTPESYARAAREVVDEGFEALKFDLDVPTHRDIDTAARRLDNEAIEHKVSLVEAVRDEIGYDVDLGMDLHWNFTVETARRVGRKLEPYDLAWLEDPVPPEQLEAHARLAEELHLPILTGENLVTADAFNDYAGAGAMDIAAPDVNKCGGLWELRKIATVCDLNGIPLSPHNISSPVGTVAGAHVCAAIPNFLSLEWHARDVPWWGELVDRTDAPDDPIIEDGFIDLPEGPGLGVELDADVVEDHLVEGSTSFL from the coding sequence ATGACCGAAGACGAAGCCGACTATCGGATACCGCCGGGTGGCGGCGTTCCGTGGCGCGACCTGAGCGTCGAGGAACGCCACCGGCCGCCGGAGCGCGACGTCGAGATCACGGGCATCGAGACGATGGCGGTCGCGGGGAACTTCACGTGGGGACTGGTCAAGGTCGAGACGAACGCCGAACACCACGGCATCGGCGAGACGTTCCGGGCCGAGGCGGCGCTCGACATGGCCGAGCGACTCGTCGTCGACCTGGCGGGCGAGAATCCGCTCGACGTCGAACGGCTGCTCGAACTGATGAACCAGCGCTACACGGGCAGCGGGCGCATCGGGCAGGCGGCGTTCACCGGCATCGAGACTGCGCTGTGGGACATCAAGGGGAAGGTGCTCGACGTCCCCGTCTACGAACTGCTCGGCGGGAAGTACCGCGACGAGATCCGGATCTACTGTGACACCCACGGCGGCGAGTCGCTGGGACAGGCCGCCTCGCGGGATCCGATGGACGTCTACACGCCGGAGTCGTACGCGCGGGCGGCCCGCGAGGTGGTCGACGAGGGATTCGAGGCGCTCAAGTTCGACCTCGACGTGCCGACACACCGCGACATCGACACGGCGGCGCGCCGCCTCGACAACGAGGCGATCGAACACAAGGTGTCGCTCGTGGAGGCGGTCCGCGACGAGATCGGGTACGACGTCGACCTCGGAATGGACCTCCACTGGAACTTCACCGTCGAGACGGCCCGTCGCGTCGGGCGGAAACTCGAACCGTACGACCTGGCGTGGCTGGAGGACCCCGTCCCGCCGGAGCAGCTGGAGGCACACGCCAGGCTCGCCGAGGAACTGCACCTCCCGATCCTGACGGGCGAGAACCTCGTGACCGCCGACGCGTTCAACGACTACGCGGGGGCCGGCGCGATGGACATCGCGGCGCCCGACGTCAACAAGTGCGGGGGGCTGTGGGAACTCCGGAAGATCGCGACCGTCTGTGACCTCAACGGCATCCCGCTGTCGCCGCACAACATCTCCAGTCCGGTCGGCACGGTCGCGGGCGCCCACGTCTGTGCCGCCATCCCGAACTTCCTCTCGCTCGAGTGGCACGCGCGTGACGTCCCGTGGTGGGGCGAGTTGGTGGACCGGACCGACGCCCCCGACGACCCCATCATCGAGGACGGCTTCATCGATCTGCCCGAGGGACCCGGACTCGGCGTCGAACTCGACGCCGACGTCGTCGAGGACCACCTCGTCGAGGGATCGACGTCGTTCCTCTGA